DNA from Lentilitoribacter sp. Alg239-R112:
TATTTATGAAACAGTAAACTCTTGTATCCGTTTTTTGGGCTCACTTGATGGATGCCATATTGTTACGATCGAACATCTGAAAAAGTCAGATGGGTCATTACATCCGGTACAACAGGCGATGGTTGATCATCACGGAAGTCAATGTGGTTTCTGCACACCTGGCATTGTTATGTCGCTTTACGCTCTGTGGATGGAGAATCCCACCCCTAGCAATCAAGAAATAGAAATTGCTCTGCAGGGAAACTTATGTCGCTGCACAGGATATGAGCCAATCATACACGCTGCGCAAGCTATTTCATCCATAGACACCCCGGAAAATGACCCGCTTAAAACAGAACGAGATGAAATTAAAAACCGACTGAAATCATTCAATGATAATGCACGAGTAGACATCAAATTCGAAGAAGAACATTTTATTGTACCTGCTTCACTTGATGACTTTGCAGACGCGCGGGTAAAATATCCCAACTCGACCATAGTTGCTGGCTCCACCGATGTTGGGCTTTGGGTTACGAAAAATATGCGACCTATAACACCAGCTATATTCATATCCAATCTCGATGAATTGCAGAAGATCAACGTCTCCGCGAGCCAAATTTCCATCGGCGCCGGCGTCACCTACAATGACATGCAGGATGTAGTTGAAAAACACATTCCCCAACTCAAAGGATTCTGGAACCGCATTGGCGGAATGCAAGTACGCAATATGGGTACTGTTGGCGGCAACATTGCAAATGGTTCGCCCATTGGTGATACACCTCCAGCACTCATTGCATTGGGAGCAGAGCTGCGGCTGCGATGCGGAGGAAAACAAAGAAGTCTACCAATCGAAAGTTTCTTCATCGACTATGGAAAACAAGACCGCAAAACAGGCGATTTTCTGGAACAAATAAATATCCCGATTCCTGACCCAAGTGATTTTTTCGCTGTTTACAAAATCTCAAAACGTCGAGATGAGGATATTTCAGCTCTCTGCGGCGCGTTCAAAGTGCGAATTTCCAATGGCATGATAAGCGATGCAAAGATTGCATTCGGAGGGATGGCCGCGACACCAAAACGCGCAACAAATGTGGAAAAAAAACTCATAGGAAAATCTTGGTCTATGGATACGATATCCACTTCCATGGTATTTTTTGAAGAAGATTATGCCCCACTATCCGATTGGCGCGCATCATCTGACTACCGGATGCTTGTGGCTAAAAATCTACTACTGCGCTTCTTTAAAGAAATGACATCAGAAGGCGAACAACACCAACTTACTCGTGAAGCAGTTCTGGAGGGTTTGGCATGAAAAAATCAAACCACGATTCAGCCCATAAACACGTAACAGGTGAAGCAATCTACATTGATGATATGGTTGAACCAACTGGACTGGTGCATGCATATCTCGGACTATCTGAAATTGCCCACGGTAAGATTATAGAGATGGACTTGTCTGCGGTAGAATCCGCAACTGGCGTTATTGGAGTGCTAACAAAAGACAGTGTACCGGGCTCTAACGATATAAGCCCAACAGGCAAAAATGATGATCCAATCTTTGCTCAAGATATCAATTTTTATGGCCAACCGATATTTGCCGTCGTAGCTAAAACACGTGCTCAGGCAAGATATGCAGCAACTTTGGCGAAGATTGAATATGAACAACTCCCTCATCTAACCGATGTTTTGGAAGCGCGAAAGCAAAGTTACCCGCATGTGACAGAACCACTTACACTTAAACGAGGCGATGCTCCAACAACCCTTGAACAGGCACCTAAGCGTATTCAGGGGTCCATGCGTATTGGAGGGCAAGATCATTTCTACCTCGAAAGCCATATTGCCATGGCAATCCCCGGTGAAGATGATGATGTTTTAGTGTACTCTTCAACCCAGCATCCGAGCGAAGTCCAGCACATGGTCTCGCACGCATTAAATGTTCCTTCCAATGCCGTGAACGTAAAAATACGCCGTATGGGTGGCGGTTTTGGTGGCAAAGAAACGCAATCGAACCTTTTTGCAGCAGTCGCAGCAATCGCTGCCAAAAAATTTAATAAGGCTGTGAAAATCCGCCCCGATAGAGATGATGATATGGTTGCAACGGGCAAACGGCACGATTTTGTCATTGATTATGATGTTGGCTTTGATGAAGATGGGAAGATAGAAGCCGTACATGCAAATTATGCAGCTCGATGCGGCAATTCAGCAGACCTTTCTGGCCCCGTGACTGATCGAGCATTATTTCATGCAGACAACTGCTATTACTTTCCTAACGTACTTCTTCAATCTGAACCTTTAAAAACCAATACCGTATCAAACACCGCCTTTAGAGGTTTTGGCGGCCCGCAAGGCATGGTCGGTGGCGAACGCATGATCGAGGAGATTGCCTACGCACTTGGGCGTGATCCGCTTGAAATTCGCAAAGCAAATTTTTACGGTACCATTGATCGAAATATCACGCCTTATCATCAGGTAGTCGATGATAACATTATCGCCAAACTGGTCGATCAGCTAGAACAATCCAGCAACTACCAAAACCGTCGAGATGCAGTTTTGGAATTTAATAATAAGAAGGGCATAATCCGAAAAGGGATTGCTCTCACGCCCGTTAAATTTGGCATATCCTTCACCGCCACTTGGTACAACCAAGCAGGTGCGCTTGTACATATCTACACCGATGGTTCGATCCACCTCAATCATGGTGGAACAGAAATGGGCCAAGGATTAAATACCAAAGTTGCACAGGTACTGGCAGATGAATTCCAAGTAGATCTTGATCAAATCAAAATTACAGCAACGGACACGGAAAAAGTTCCAAATACGTCGGCAACAGCAGCATCTTCAGGCTCCGACCTCAATGGAATGGCCGCAGCAAATGCAGCTGAACAAATCAAAGAACGATTGGTCACATTTGCCTGCAAGGAACACAAGGTAGAAAAAGATGATGTATCCTTCGCACTAAATACCGTCAATATAGGTGATAAAAGCTTCACTTTTAAAGAATTCATACATCAAGCATATATGGCGCGCGTTCAACTTTCAGCTGCCGGGTTTTATAAAACGCCAGACATTCACTGGGATAGAGCATCAGGTAAAGGTCGACCGTTCTATTACTATGCTTATGGCGCGTCGGTATCAGAAGTCAGCATCGACACATTAACGGGCGAGTATCAGGTAGATCGAACGGACATTCTTCACGATGTCGGCAACTCATTAAATTCGGAAATTGACAAGGGACAAATTGAAGGTGGGTTTGTACAAGGGCAAGGCTGGCTGACAACAGAAGAATTATGGTGGGATAAAGAAGGTCGACTTCGTACACATGCACCCTCGACCTACAAAATCCCCCTCGCCTCTGATCGCCCTCGTATATTCAACGTAGAACTCGCTGACTGGTCCGAAAATCGGGAAATGACAATCAAAAAATCAAAAGCGGTTGGTGAACCACCTTTCATGCTTGCAATATCAGTGCTGGAGGCACTCTCTATGGCGATTGCTTCCGAGAATGATTACAAAAACTGTCCTCGGTTGGATGCACCCGCAACGCCTGAACGTGTACTCATGACACTGGAGCGTTTGAGGGGCGAGCGCAATGCGTAAGACACGACCAGCATTTCAAAATTTTATTGAAAATCACACCAACATTGCGATGATCACAGTTGATCAGATTCACGGTTCAACGCCACGTGATCAAGGCACATGGATGCTTGTTAGCGATACACAAATTTATGGCACGATCGGTGGCGGGCAACTGGAAAACATAGCGATCAATCACGCGAGAGATATGCTCTCCGGCGCTAACGATGCTAAAACAGACATGCAGATCCCGTTGGGGCCACACATTGGACAATGCTGCGGCGGTGTGGTGAACCTCAAATTCGAAATTCTTGATGAGGCTGGGCGCCTGAATTGCGAACAAATTTTTATCAAGGAAATCGCTGCGCAGCCGAATATCTATATTTTTGGAGCTGGCCACGTTGGTAAAGCCCTAGCAGAATCTGTATCTCTTCTGCCATTTAATACAATGCTCATTGACAGTAGAAATGAGGAGTTAGATCAGGTTTCTGAATATATTCAAACTCACCTAACTGCTCTGCCTGAATCCATTGTTCGCGAAGCTAAAGCAAACAGCGTTTTCATTATAATGACGCATGATCATTCTTTAGACTTCCTTATTACTAAAGAAGCCCTCGAACGTGATGATGCAGCATATGTTGGTATGATTGGATCCAAAACAAAACGTGCCACATTCAAAAACTGGCTTAAACGTGAGAGCGGGACTGAACTTAATCATGACCGATTGGTTTGCCCTATTGGGAATGTAAATGTGTATGACAAGCGGCCAGAAATAATCGCGGCTTTCGTCACCACGCAGGTTCTTGAACAACTGCATAAAATTGATAGAACTCAGGTGCAAAACGAATTGGGAGCCTTGCATACTCAGTTCTAGCTCAGCCTAAACACCGGAAAAATCTGTATATATTCCGACTTTACAAAACTTTACATTCCCAACAAACCACAGAAACATAGCCTTGGTATTTATTTGTCATCGCAAGATTAAGAGACTTACAAAAAACCTCTCTTAGAAAACTTGCTCAACTGCTAACTATCATTAGGAGCACATTATGACAAAGAACAACGAAACGAAAAAATTCAAACTTTCCCGCAATCAAACTATTGCAGCTATTGTTGGTGGTGTTGCAGTAATCGGCTCCGCAGTTGCAGTTCCTGCAATAGCCGAAAGCAACATGGCTCAGCATGCCAAGTTAGCGATGTCTGATGATGGCGACTTCCGTGTTTATAAGGCTGGCTGGGGTGGCCATCGTAAAGGTTCTCACTTTGCTGACATGAGTGAAGCTGAAATTGAAAAGCGCGTGACAAAAATGGTCAAGCATCTATCAATTGAGATCGATGCAAATGAAGACCAAGAAAAATTGATTGTCGCGATCACCACAGCGACTGCAAAAGATCTACAGCCACTCCGCGCTGAATTTAGAGCAGCAGGTGAAGAACTAGCAAATCTTTTAACTGCCGAGACAATTGACCGTCAAGCTATTGAAAACC
Protein-coding regions in this window:
- the xdhA gene encoding xanthine dehydrogenase small subunit, which codes for MPKTRDHINFLLNDKSVRLTDIPASATLLDYLRLEQRLRGTKEGCAEGDCGACTVLVGRISNDRLIYETVNSCIRFLGSLDGCHIVTIEHLKKSDGSLHPVQQAMVDHHGSQCGFCTPGIVMSLYALWMENPTPSNQEIEIALQGNLCRCTGYEPIIHAAQAISSIDTPENDPLKTERDEIKNRLKSFNDNARVDIKFEEEHFIVPASLDDFADARVKYPNSTIVAGSTDVGLWVTKNMRPITPAIFISNLDELQKINVSASQISIGAGVTYNDMQDVVEKHIPQLKGFWNRIGGMQVRNMGTVGGNIANGSPIGDTPPALIALGAELRLRCGGKQRSLPIESFFIDYGKQDRKTGDFLEQINIPIPDPSDFFAVYKISKRRDEDISALCGAFKVRISNGMISDAKIAFGGMAATPKRATNVEKKLIGKSWSMDTISTSMVFFEEDYAPLSDWRASSDYRMLVAKNLLLRFFKEMTSEGEQHQLTREAVLEGLA
- the xdhB gene encoding xanthine dehydrogenase molybdopterin binding subunit; amino-acid sequence: MKKSNHDSAHKHVTGEAIYIDDMVEPTGLVHAYLGLSEIAHGKIIEMDLSAVESATGVIGVLTKDSVPGSNDISPTGKNDDPIFAQDINFYGQPIFAVVAKTRAQARYAATLAKIEYEQLPHLTDVLEARKQSYPHVTEPLTLKRGDAPTTLEQAPKRIQGSMRIGGQDHFYLESHIAMAIPGEDDDVLVYSSTQHPSEVQHMVSHALNVPSNAVNVKIRRMGGGFGGKETQSNLFAAVAAIAAKKFNKAVKIRPDRDDDMVATGKRHDFVIDYDVGFDEDGKIEAVHANYAARCGNSADLSGPVTDRALFHADNCYYFPNVLLQSEPLKTNTVSNTAFRGFGGPQGMVGGERMIEEIAYALGRDPLEIRKANFYGTIDRNITPYHQVVDDNIIAKLVDQLEQSSNYQNRRDAVLEFNNKKGIIRKGIALTPVKFGISFTATWYNQAGALVHIYTDGSIHLNHGGTEMGQGLNTKVAQVLADEFQVDLDQIKITATDTEKVPNTSATAASSGSDLNGMAAANAAEQIKERLVTFACKEHKVEKDDVSFALNTVNIGDKSFTFKEFIHQAYMARVQLSAAGFYKTPDIHWDRASGKGRPFYYYAYGASVSEVSIDTLTGEYQVDRTDILHDVGNSLNSEIDKGQIEGGFVQGQGWLTTEELWWDKEGRLRTHAPSTYKIPLASDRPRIFNVELADWSENREMTIKKSKAVGEPPFMLAISVLEALSMAIASENDYKNCPRLDAPATPERVLMTLERLRGERNA
- the xdhC gene encoding xanthine dehydrogenase accessory protein XdhC, which translates into the protein MRKTRPAFQNFIENHTNIAMITVDQIHGSTPRDQGTWMLVSDTQIYGTIGGGQLENIAINHARDMLSGANDAKTDMQIPLGPHIGQCCGGVVNLKFEILDEAGRLNCEQIFIKEIAAQPNIYIFGAGHVGKALAESVSLLPFNTMLIDSRNEELDQVSEYIQTHLTALPESIVREAKANSVFIIMTHDHSLDFLITKEALERDDAAYVGMIGSKTKRATFKNWLKRESGTELNHDRLVCPIGNVNVYDKRPEIIAAFVTTQVLEQLHKIDRTQVQNELGALHTQF
- a CDS encoding periplasmic heavy metal sensor; protein product: MTKNNETKKFKLSRNQTIAAIVGGVAVIGSAVAVPAIAESNMAQHAKLAMSDDGDFRVYKAGWGGHRKGSHFADMSEAEIEKRVTKMVKHLSIEIDANEDQEKLIVAITTATAKDLQPLRAEFRAAGEELANLLTAETIDRQAIENLRAERLAATDVVSKKVVDAVAQISEVLTPKQREGLSMRLDQFRAMRDD